One Eubalaena glacialis isolate mEubGla1 chromosome 11, mEubGla1.1.hap2.+ XY, whole genome shotgun sequence DNA segment encodes these proteins:
- the RPL3 gene encoding large ribosomal subunit protein uL3: MSHRKFSAPRHGSLGFLPRKRSSRHRGKVKSFPKDDSCKPVHLTAFLGYKAGMTHIVREVDRPGSKVNKKEVVEAVTIVETPPMVIVGIVGYVETPRGLRTFKTIFAEHISDECKRRFYKNWHKSKKKAFTKYCKKWQDVDGKKQLERDFSSMKKYCQAIRVIAHTQMRLLPLRQKKAHLMEIQVNGGTVAEKLDWARERLEQQVPVNQVFGQDEMIDVIGVTKGKGYKGVTSRWHTKKLPRKTHRGLRKVACIGAWHPARVAFSVARAGQKGYHHRTEINKKIYKIGQGYLIKDGKLIKNNASTDYDLSDKSINPLGGFVHYGEVTNDFVMLKGCVVGTKKRVLTLRKSLLVQTKRRALEKIDLKFIDTTSKFGHGRFQTVEEKKAFMGPLKKDRIAKEEGA, from the exons TCTCACAGGAAGTTCTCCGCTCCCAGGCATGGGTCCCTGGGCTTTCTGCCTCGGAAGCGCAGCAGCCGGCACCGCGGGAAGGTGAAGAGCTTCCCCAAGGATGACTCTTGCAAGCCCGTGCACCTCACAGCCTTCCTCGGCTACAAGGCTGGCATGACCCACATTGTGAGGGAGGTCGATAGGCCAGGGTCCA AGGTGAACAAGAAGGAAGTTGTGGAGGCTGTGACCATCGTGGAGACGCCGCCCATGGTCATTGTGGGCATTGTGGGCTACGTGGAAACACCTCGAGGCCTCCGGACCTTTAAGACCATCTTTGCTGAGCATATCAGTGATGAATGCAAAAGGCGCTTCTATAAGAACTG GCATAAATCTAAGAAGAAGGCCTTCACCAAATACTGCAAGAAGTGGCAGGATGTAGACGGCAAGAAGCAGCTGGAGAGGGACTTCAGCAGCATGAAGAAGTACTGCCAGGCCATCCGTGTCATTGCCCACACCCAG ATGCGCCTGCTTCCTCTACGCCAGAAGAAGGCCCACCTCATGGAGATCCAGGTGAACGGAGGCACTGTGGCCGAAAAACTGGACTGGGCCCGAGAGAGGCTAGAGCAGCAGGTCCCTGTGAACCAGGTGTTTGGGCAGGATGAGATGATTGATGTCATTGGGGTGACCAAGGGCAAAGGCTACAAAG GGGTCACCAGCCGTTGGCACACCAAGAAGCTGCCCCGTAAGACCCACCGAGGGCTGCGCAAGGTTGCCTGTATTGGGGCGTGGCATCCTGCACGGGTGGCCTTCTCTGTGGCTCGGGCCGGGCAGAAAGGCTACCATCACCGCACCGAGATCAACAAGAAG ATCTACAAGATTGGCCAGGGCTACCTCATCAAGGATGGCAAACTGATCAAGAACAATGCCTCTACTGATTACGATCTGTCTGACAAGAGCATCAACCCTCTG GGTGGCTTTGTCCACTACGGTGAAGTGACCAATGACTTTGTCATGCTCAAAGGCTGCGTGGTGGGAACCAAGAAGCGAGTGCTCACCCTTCGCaag TCCTTGCTGGTGCAGACCAAACGGCGGGCCCTGGAGAAGATTGACCTCAAGTTTATTGACACCACCTCCAAATTTGGCCATGGCCGCTTCCAGACTGTGGAGGAGAAGAAAGCGTTCATG GGACCACTTAAGAAGGACCGAATTGCAAAGGAAGAAGGGGCCTAA